The genomic window TGGAGTTAATGATTCGGGATAAATAACATCGTCATTGTAAAGAATAAAATATATCTTGTAGTTTATAAATAACTATAATCACCTTTTAAAACACAAATTTAAACCCTTATGCAACGACCTTTTAATCCATTTAATGTGATAGAAAGAATGTCAAGTTTTAATTACACTGGACAGTTAATTATCACAAGAGAGGATATTACTTGGACAATCGATTTAGAAAGACAAAACTTAAAATACGCTTCTCATTCTTTACAATCTATTGAAACTCTAGAACTATGTTTATATACTCTAGGATATGGAGAAAAAACTCCGACAATTCTAAAAAAAATAAATCAGTCTGGTTTCACTGAAGAAAAAGGGAAAAACTTTATCCAAAGAGCAACCGATTGGCTCATTCAAGAAGAAAATTTAAGTTTATCTCAACAAATCAACTTTATCAATCAACTGACTCAAGATGCTTTAGAATCATTTTTTGAGATCACAACCTTTAGTTATTATGAGTGTGAAGAGAAAAGTTATTTTTTTCCTTCAGAACAAGGCTTTAAGGTAAAAGATATCTTGAATTTTTGGCGTACTAAACAACAAACTTGGCAGTCATTTAACTCCGTTATCATATCACCCCACCAATGTATAAATTTGACTGAATTACCCAACCTACTCCACAGTCAATCTAGTCATTTACTGACAAAACTTGCTCACCAACAAGGTAAGGTTAGTCTCAGACAACTCAGTATTTTATTAAAGTTGGAAGACTGGGAAGTAGCAGAATTAATTTACCCTCATTTACAATCAGGCATTCTGCAACTGGATTCTCCATTACCTCCATTTAACCAACTTCCTCCTTTTACCTTATCCTATCAGTCTCTTAAGGTGAATAAGCCTAGTAATCAAATTGTTAAAACTGAAGGAATTAGGCATAGTCATGAATGTAAAAATATCGTTTGTATTGATAATGATAACAGTAGATTGAATACAATAAGAAAATACTTTAATTCAGAAAATACCAATCTTTATCTAGTTTCTGAACCGCATCTTGCTCTTGAGCAGTTGTTTACAATCAAACCTGATTTACTATTGGTTGATACAAATACCTCAGGAATAAACGGGTATCAATTCTCTAAAATTATTAAAAAAAGTAGTGCTTTTCAACACCTACCCATTATTATGATGAGTGCTGAGGAAGAGAAAATAACAGCAGCCCAAATAGAAGAAAATGTTGTCAATGATTTTTTGTCTAAGCATTGTAGTGAAAGTGAGTTAATCAGAGTAATTAAAAAATATCTCGAACTATAAGAATTATGGTTTCAACAGCAAACTTTTAATGTCATCTTTTTATGCCATCATTAGCCGATGGATTATTACTCTATTTGGTAAAATAATAGTACGAGCTTATAAAGATTATCTGAAAATAAAATGCTGACGGATAAATTAAACCAATTAAAAACAATATTTGTAGAAATGGAGAGGGCATTAATTGCCTATTCGGGAGGAATTGATAGTACCTTAGTAGCTAAAGTCGCCTATGATGTTTTAGGCGATCGCTCATTAGCTGTTACGGCGGTTTCCCCATCCTTACTCCCAGAAGAATTAGAAGACGCAAAAATCCAAGCAGCTACGATTGGTATTCCCCATGAGTTGGTCAATACCCAGGAAATGAATAACCCCAACTACACATCTAACCCTGTTAACCGTTGTTATTTTTGTAAAAGTGAACTCCATGACACCCTTAAACCCTTAGCCTTGAAACGGGGTTATCCCTATGTTGTGGATGGGGTTAACGCTGACGACTTACGAGACTATCGGCCTGGGATTCAAGCAGCCAAAGAAAGAGGTGCGCGATCGCCCTTAGCAGAAGTCGGTATAACGAAATTAGAAGTCCGTCAACTGTCCCAAGGGTTAGGGTTACCCTGGTGGGATAAACCCGCCCAACCTTGCTTAAGTTCTCGTTTTCCCTATGGTGAAGAGATTACCATCGAGAAGTTGCAACGAGTGGGACGGGCTGAAATTTATCTGAGAAACTTAGGCTATCATAACTTACGGGTTCGATCCCAAGGAGAGACAGCAAGAATCGAGTTACCCCCTGAAAAAATTAAAGAGTTTGTGGCCACCACAGATTTAGAGAAATTGGTGACTAAATTACAAGAATTAGGGTTTATCTATGTCACTCTCGATTTAGAAGGATATCGCAGTGGTAAATTAAATCAGGAGATTTTAGGACAAGGTGTGGCAAACACGCTAAGCTAACGAATAATTACCGGTCATAAACGAATCCCATTATGACAAAACGGGCCCTTCTTTTAGTTAACCGTCACTCCCGCAGAGGTCAACACAGTTTTGCCCAAGCGGTGGATATTCTCAATGATTTGGGTTTTGAATTGATTATTGTCCCCATTCAATCCTCTGAACAATTACCCCAACTGGTACGACAACATGGCCCTAAAGTTGATCTGGTCATTGTGGGGGGAGGAGACGGAACCCTTAACGGGGTAGTCGATAGTTTAATGGATATGAACCTTCCTTTAGGGATTTTACCCCTAGGAACAGCCAATGATTTAGCCCGTACCCTGAAAATTCCTTTTGGTATTCCTCAAGCTTGTCGAGTCATTGCAGAGGGACAACTTAAATATATCGATCTCGGTTGGGTCAATGGGAAACACTTTTTTAATGTAGCCAGTTTAGGCTTAAGTGTGGATATTACAGAAAAATTATCGAAAGGGGCCAAACGTCGTTGGGGGGTTCTCGCTTATGCGATGACAGCTTTACAAGTGATGAGTCAAACTCGTCCTTTTCACGCCCATATTGTCATGAATGGGGAAAGAATTGATGTAAAAACTATCCAAATTGCTGTGGGAAATGGACGGTTTTATGGAGGAGGAATGGCCGTGGCCGAAGATGCGACCATTGACGATCAAAGATTAGATTTATATAGTTTAGAATTACAATACTGGTGGCAAATTTTTCCTCTTTTATGGCGACTTCCCCAGGGACAACATGGTTATTTACCTTGGGTGAGAACCTTAGAAGGAGAGTATATAGAAATTTATACCCGCAAGTCTCAAGATATTAATACCGATGGAGAGATTGTCACAGCCACTCCTGCGGTTTTTCGTGTTATTCCCCAAAGTTTAGGGGTTTTTGTGCCAAGAAATTCCTTAATTACTTTAGACCCAAATATTTAAAAAAAACGCCCTAACTAGGGCGATCTTACTAGATAATTGAGGAGAATTGAGTTAGGGATTATGAATTATACATCATAAATTCTGCATTCTTTTGCGTCGGGATTGTCTTGACAATATTGTTGGAAGTTTGTAGTCTGTTTTTGATGAGACGCTTCGGCAAACAGTTCTTCCACTTCGTCCCATGCTTCGGCTGCTTGTGTCGTATTGCCTTCAGCCGATAGTCTCCGAGCTTCTTTGATAGCTTCGTCGATACGTTCTTGTAGTCCAGTGTTTGTAGTGGTCATAATCTTTTGTTGTTCACACCAATTCAATTAACTTACTTTTAGGTTAACGTGGACAAATCGGATCTCACCTCGCTTAACTGGTTCACCCAGTTGGGTGAAGATGTCAATTACAGTAGTGGACTATTTCTACTAATTTAGTGCATGAAATTTGACTGTTTAAAATGATAGTGATTCTTTTAATTAGTAACTAAAATGGTGGGTTACAACGAATTTTTATATTTCTGTGATAACCTAAATTATAGCCGTCTGATCCACCCTACTGTAATATTAATGGTAAAATAATAATGCTCCTGTGAAACAAAATAAAGAGTAATTATGTTCCAAATTCTCACAGGTTTCGGTTTTCTTTCAGGAATGAGTTATCCCTTTCGTTTATTAGGACTGTTTAAATCTAATCCTGGTCTGTTATCCTATATTATTGTTCCTATTTTAGTTAATATTGTTATTGGTACTTTTCTTTACATTGGTTTATTTTTGTTTGGTTGGCAAGTTACCCAACTTTTAACAGATAGTATCATTAACCGTCTTGATCTTTTATTAGCTGATCTTCCGACTTGGTTGAATAGTTTAGATTATGTTGTTATTTTTTTAGGTTGGTTAATTAGAATTATTTTGAGTTTACTGTTATTAATTTTAACAGGGTTTATTTTAGTTCAATTTGGGGTCTTATTAGCTGCGCCTTGGTATGGTAATCTATCAGAGAAAATAGAAAAAATTAGAACTGATAAAGTAGAAATTATAGAAGTGGGAATGGTTCGAGATATTTGGCGAGCAATTTTATTTGAACTAAAAAAAATAGTTTTAATTTTAGCTTGTGGTGTCTTAATCTTTTTCTTGAGTTTTCTTCCTATTATTGGGGCTATTATTTCTACGGTAGGTGGTATTACCGTCACAGGAACGATTATTTGTTTAGACTTTTTTGATGGTGCATTAGAAAGAAGACGACTAAACTTTAGAAAAAAAGTTAACCTCGTGTGGAAATGTTTTCCAGCAAGTGCAGGGTTTGCTTTAATCTGTTTATTATTAATTGGTATCCCTTTTGTTAACTTAATTACCATTCCTTTTTGTGTGGGAAGTGGAACCTTATTTGTTTGCGATCGCATTCTCCCCAAGTATTTATAATAGTATTAATTCTATGAATTGAACCATGATTAAATTTAATACAAAAATTCGTCAAAAAATTGTTCCTGATCTTGTGACTTATTTAAGCAAGTTTGAAGAAATTACAGAATTTTTACACCATAAAAGTACAAAAACCTTAATGTGGAATCCTATTGATAAAGATAGTCATCACTTGTACGATCATAATAATCAAATTTGTATCGGGGATCATTCTGGGGAAGCGATCACTTTAGAAATTGTTAACCGTATTTTTAAACAATTATTATCAATATTTAGAGAAGTTTCTGAGCAATTAAAACAACTTCAAACCTTTAAGTTTGCTGATTACATTAGAGTTACTTAAGAAAAAATCATGGATATTTCCACCCTCATTAAACAACTACAAAATCCAAATAGTTATCCCCATACTGTACAAGATTCAATCAAAGTTCTTCAAACCCATGCCTCAGCTATATTCTTAACAGGAAACTATGCTTATAAAATTAAAAAACCTGTTGATTTTGGCTTTTTAGACTATTCAACCCTTGAGAAACGTCAACATTTTTTAAATCAAGAGTTGGTCATGAATCAAGCGATCGCTCCTGATATTTATTTAGAAGTGTTACCAATAACTATCAAGAATGATCAGGTAAAAATAGGAGAAGAAGGGAAAATTATAGATTATGTTCTTAAGATGAATCAATTTCCTCAAGATTGTTTATTTATCAATCTATTTCAAGCAGGAAAACTAGAAAAAAAGCATCTAGAAAACTTAGGAAAAGTAGTTGCAGAGTTTCACAAAAATACGCAAACGAATGATTATATTCGTCGTTTTGGTAATATTGAGATGATCAAAAAGTCCATTGATGAGAATTATGAAAGAACAGAAAAATATATCGGTATTGTCCAAACAGAAAAACAATATCAGGAAACAAAAGAGTTTACCAACCACTATTTTGAGCTAAAACAGAACTATTTTAAACAACGACAACAAGCAGATAAAATCAGAGAATGTCACGGAGACTTACACTTAAAAAATGTTTGTCTATGGAATGGTAAAATAGAGTTATTTGATCGTATCGAATTCAATGAAGAATTTCGCTATGTTGATGTGATGTTTGATATAGCATTTACTATTATGGACTTAGATGCAAGAAATCGCACAGATTTTAGTAATATTTTTCTCAATACTTATTTAGAATATACGGGAGATTGGCAAGGTTTACAAGTATTACCCCTCTATCTTTCCCGTCAAGCGTATGTTAGAGCAAAAGTTAATTCGATGCTACTGGATGATTCTAATATTAGCGAAAAAGAGCATCAAAAAGCCCAAGAAGATGCAAAAAATTATTATCATTTAGCCTGGAAATATACCCAACAACATCAAGGAAAAATCATTATGATGTCAGGGTTATCAGGATCAGGAAAAACCACCATGGCCAAATATCTTGCTCAAGACATTAATGCCATTTTAATTCGTTCCGATGCTGTACGAAAACACCGAGGAAACATCCCCTTAGATGAGACTGGAGACAACGAACTTTATAGTGCAGCAATGAACCAAGAAACCTATAAAACTTTAATTCAATTAGGTGAAATGATGGCAAAAGAAGGATTTAATGTTATTTTAGACGCTAAATTTGATCGTCATCAATGGCGAGAAACCGTGATAGAAATAGCTAAAAAATATAATATTTCCTTGACTATTTTATATTGTTATGCACCTCTAAAAATTTTAAGCGATCGCCTCTCAAAACGCCAAGGAGATATTTCCGACGCAACCCCTAATTTATTAAAACAACAACAAAATAATGCCCAAGACTTTAACGAAAAAGAAATGAGTTATGTTAAGATAATCGACACCACTAACAACTGGAAAGAACAAATTAAAGACTTATTTTAGCTATTGATAATTTAGAAAACTTTACCCACCCTAAAAAATACAAAGAACAAGTTAAACAAATCAGATGAGGAAGAGACGATAAAAAAAGGAAGCATCATCGTATAATAAAACCAATAGAAGTTTGATCTTTTAGTCTCAAAGGAAAAGAAATCCTAGAGGTTTCGACAGAATCATCAAAAGTCGATACACAACTAAGATTTCAAGACATCAAGAGGGGGATAGACACATTCCAAGTATAAAGACTGAAATCAAGCTTGCATCCTAATTAGAGATAGTCTAACGCGGTTTTTTGGGGACGCATAATAAGCCACAGTAAGACTAAAAAGCGCCCATTGTGTCCTAGACAAACCTCATCAGAAGTACGTCACGAACAAAAGGAGATTAATTTGGTTAGTACAACATCATTGAAAACCACAAAATCAGAAGACATTTTTGCTGCTGCCCAAAAATTAATGCCAGGGGGTGTCAGTTCTCCCGTTAGGGCGTTTAAGTCCGTTGGTGGGCAACCTATCGTCTTTGATCACGTCAAAGGTGCTTATATTTGGGACGTAGACGGCAACCAATACATTGATTATGTGGGAACCTGGGGACCGGCTATTTGTGGGCATGCTCATCCTGAAGTCATTGCAGCCCTTCATGATGCCTTAGATAGAGGAACCAGTTTCGGCGCACCTTGTTTGTTAGAGAATGTTTTAGCAGAAATGGTCATCGATGCGGTTCCTAGCATCGAAATGGTACGCTTTGTTAACTCCGGCACCGAAGCTTGTATGTCTGTATTGCGCTTAATGCGTGCTTTTACGGGGCGAGACAAAATTATCAAATTCCAAGGCTGTTATCACGGCCATGCGGATATGTTCTTAGTGCAAGCTGGATCTGGGGTTGCTACCCTTGGGTTACCAGACTCTCCTGGGGTTCCCAAAACTACTACTGCTAACACCTTAACCGCTCCTTACAACGATTTAGAAGCGGTCAAAGCCCTCTTTGCAGAAAATCCCGATGAGATTGCAGGGGTAATTTTAGAGCCTGTGGTGGGGAATTCGGGTTTTGTTGTGCCAGATGGCGGATTTTTACAAGGATTACGAGAACTGACCAACGAATATGGTGCTTTACTCGTGTTTGATGAAGTGATGACCGGGTTTCGTCTTTCCTACGGTGGGGCCCAAGAAAAATTTGGGGTGACTCCCGACTTAACCACTTTGGGTAAAGTTATCGGCGGTGGTTTGCCGGTCGGTGCTTATGGTGGCCGTAAAGATATTATGTCGATGGTTGCCCCGGCTGGCCCCATGTATCAAGCCGGAACCTTATCGGGAAACCCCTTGGCCATGACTGCAGGGATCAAAACCCTGGAATTACTGCAAAAACCAGGCACTTATAACCAATTAGAACAAATTACCCAACAGTTAAGCGAAGGTTTATTAAAGATAGCAAAAGAGGCTGGTCATCAGGTCTGTGGTGGCTATATTGGGGCCATGTTTGGCTTGTTCTTCACAGAAGGTCCTGTGCGTAACTACGATGATGCGAAAAAGTCTGATTTA from Crocosphaera subtropica ATCC 51142 includes these protein-coding regions:
- a CDS encoding EI24 domain-containing protein; amino-acid sequence: MFQILTGFGFLSGMSYPFRLLGLFKSNPGLLSYIIVPILVNIVIGTFLYIGLFLFGWQVTQLLTDSIINRLDLLLADLPTWLNSLDYVVIFLGWLIRIILSLLLLILTGFILVQFGVLLAAPWYGNLSEKIEKIRTDKVEIIEVGMVRDIWRAILFELKKIVLILACGVLIFFLSFLPIIGAIISTVGGITVTGTIICLDFFDGALERRRLNFRKKVNLVWKCFPASAGFALICLLLIGIPFVNLITIPFCVGSGTLFVCDRILPKYL
- the hemL gene encoding glutamate-1-semialdehyde 2,1-aminomutase, with translation MVSTTSLKTTKSEDIFAAAQKLMPGGVSSPVRAFKSVGGQPIVFDHVKGAYIWDVDGNQYIDYVGTWGPAICGHAHPEVIAALHDALDRGTSFGAPCLLENVLAEMVIDAVPSIEMVRFVNSGTEACMSVLRLMRAFTGRDKIIKFQGCYHGHADMFLVQAGSGVATLGLPDSPGVPKTTTANTLTAPYNDLEAVKALFAENPDEIAGVILEPVVGNSGFVVPDGGFLQGLRELTNEYGALLVFDEVMTGFRLSYGGAQEKFGVTPDLTTLGKVIGGGLPVGAYGGRKDIMSMVAPAGPMYQAGTLSGNPLAMTAGIKTLELLQKPGTYNQLEQITQQLSEGLLKIAKEAGHQVCGGYIGAMFGLFFTEGPVRNYDDAKKSDLAKFGRFHRGMLEKGVYLAPSQFEAGFTSLAHTSEDIEKTLAAAKDVLSNL
- a CDS encoding AAA family ATPase; translated protein: MDISTLIKQLQNPNSYPHTVQDSIKVLQTHASAIFLTGNYAYKIKKPVDFGFLDYSTLEKRQHFLNQELVMNQAIAPDIYLEVLPITIKNDQVKIGEEGKIIDYVLKMNQFPQDCLFINLFQAGKLEKKHLENLGKVVAEFHKNTQTNDYIRRFGNIEMIKKSIDENYERTEKYIGIVQTEKQYQETKEFTNHYFELKQNYFKQRQQADKIRECHGDLHLKNVCLWNGKIELFDRIEFNEEFRYVDVMFDIAFTIMDLDARNRTDFSNIFLNTYLEYTGDWQGLQVLPLYLSRQAYVRAKVNSMLLDDSNISEKEHQKAQEDAKNYYHLAWKYTQQHQGKIIMMSGLSGSGKTTMAKYLAQDINAILIRSDAVRKHRGNIPLDETGDNELYSAAMNQETYKTLIQLGEMMAKEGFNVILDAKFDRHQWRETVIEIAKKYNISLTILYCYAPLKILSDRLSKRQGDISDATPNLLKQQQNNAQDFNEKEMSYVKIIDTTNNWKEQIKDLF
- the larE gene encoding ATP-dependent sacrificial sulfur transferase LarE; the protein is MLTDKLNQLKTIFVEMERALIAYSGGIDSTLVAKVAYDVLGDRSLAVTAVSPSLLPEELEDAKIQAATIGIPHELVNTQEMNNPNYTSNPVNRCYFCKSELHDTLKPLALKRGYPYVVDGVNADDLRDYRPGIQAAKERGARSPLAEVGITKLEVRQLSQGLGLPWWDKPAQPCLSSRFPYGEEITIEKLQRVGRAEIYLRNLGYHNLRVRSQGETARIELPPEKIKEFVATTDLEKLVTKLQELGFIYVTLDLEGYRSGKLNQEILGQGVANTLS
- a CDS encoding response regulator — protein: MSSFNYTGQLIITREDITWTIDLERQNLKYASHSLQSIETLELCLYTLGYGEKTPTILKKINQSGFTEEKGKNFIQRATDWLIQEENLSLSQQINFINQLTQDALESFFEITTFSYYECEEKSYFFPSEQGFKVKDILNFWRTKQQTWQSFNSVIISPHQCINLTELPNLLHSQSSHLLTKLAHQQGKVSLRQLSILLKLEDWEVAELIYPHLQSGILQLDSPLPPFNQLPPFTLSYQSLKVNKPSNQIVKTEGIRHSHECKNIVCIDNDNSRLNTIRKYFNSENTNLYLVSEPHLALEQLFTIKPDLLLVDTNTSGINGYQFSKIIKKSSAFQHLPIIMMSAEEEKITAAQIEENVVNDFLSKHCSESELIRVIKKYLEL
- a CDS encoding lipid kinase encodes the protein MTKRALLLVNRHSRRGQHSFAQAVDILNDLGFELIIVPIQSSEQLPQLVRQHGPKVDLVIVGGGDGTLNGVVDSLMDMNLPLGILPLGTANDLARTLKIPFGIPQACRVIAEGQLKYIDLGWVNGKHFFNVASLGLSVDITEKLSKGAKRRWGVLAYAMTALQVMSQTRPFHAHIVMNGERIDVKTIQIAVGNGRFYGGGMAVAEDATIDDQRLDLYSLELQYWWQIFPLLWRLPQGQHGYLPWVRTLEGEYIEIYTRKSQDINTDGEIVTATPAVFRVIPQSLGVFVPRNSLITLDPNI
- a CDS encoding Calvin cycle protein CP12, whose translation is MTTTNTGLQERIDEAIKEARRLSAEGNTTQAAEAWDEVEELFAEASHQKQTTNFQQYCQDNPDAKECRIYDV